A window of the Dermacentor variabilis isolate Ectoservices unplaced genomic scaffold, ASM5094787v1 scaffold_12, whole genome shotgun sequence genome harbors these coding sequences:
- the LOC142566206 gene encoding uncharacterized protein LOC142566206: MRDGVYFSSNCNGAVSKQGVQCVSCKYLRQALLMRKSRIKFSTTKTSRAASRKLKAAIQKNRRLLTRLGNANEQILKLQKINSVIKAEVLEENIASLPPRQQEAVRQCFSACKAQRLAIQQELGA; encoded by the exons ATGCGCGATGGAGTGTATTTCAGCAGCAACTGCAATGGTGCAGTTTCCAAGCAAG GTGTGCAGTGCGTTTCATGCAAGTATTTGAGGCAAGCATTGCTCATGCGTAAATCAAGGATTAAATTCAGCACCACAAAGACCAGTCGTGCTGCTTCACGGAAACTTAAAGCTGCAATCCAGAAGAACCGGAGGCTTCTGACTCGTCTCGGCAATGCCAATGAGCAAATTTTGAAGCTGCAGAAGATTAACTCCGTCATCAAAGCGGAGGTCCTTGAGGAAAACATTGCAAGCCTTCCCCCGCGACAGCAGGAAGCTGTCAGGCAGTGCTTTTCAGCGTGTAAAGCCCAACGGCTTGCGATACAGCAAGAGTTGGGTGCTTGA